From a region of the Zingiber officinale cultivar Zhangliang chromosome 4B, Zo_v1.1, whole genome shotgun sequence genome:
- the LOC121977597 gene encoding probable methionine--tRNA ligase, whose translation MQNRKVCVLCNLKPATMRGIKSQAMVLAASNDDHTKVELVDPPSSAKVGERVTFLGYSGEPNSVLNAKSKVWEKLQVDLQSNKEWLPVIRMCLSQHLLVFVKFRLSQMEP comes from the exons ATGCAG AATCGGAAGGTTTGTGTCCTTTGTAACTTGAAGCCTGCAACCATGAGGGGCATTAAGTCACAAGCAATGGTCTTGGCTGCATCAAACGATGACCACACAAAG GTTGAGTTAGTTGATCCACCATCATCAGCCAAGGTTGGTGAACGAGTGACCTTTCTGGGATACTCAGGCGAACCAAACAGCGTCTTAAACGCCAAGAGCAAAGTTTGGGAGAAGCTGCAGGTTGATCTGCAGTCTAATAAAGAGTGGTTGCCTGTTATAAGGATGTGCCTTTCACAACATCTGCTGGTGTTTGTAAAGTTTCGTCTATCACAAATGGAGCCATAA